One window of Perca fluviatilis chromosome 12, GENO_Pfluv_1.0, whole genome shotgun sequence genomic DNA carries:
- the LOC120570643 gene encoding ADP-ribosylation factor-like protein 4C yields the protein MGNSFSNIAAFQSLHIVMLGLDSAGKTTVLYRLKFNEFVNTVPTIGFNTEKIKLSNGTAKGISCHFWDVGGQEKLRPLWKSYSRCTDGIIYVVDSVDVDRLEEAKTELHKVTKFAENQGTPLLVIANKQDLPKSLAVADIEKQLALHELAPATAYHIQPACAIIGEGLHEGMDKLYEMILKRRKSLKQKKKR from the coding sequence ATGGGCAACAGCTTCTCCAACATCGCTGCCTTCCAGTCTCTTCACATCGTCATGCTGGGCCTGGACTCTGCGGGGAAGACCACGGTCCTGTACCGACTCAAATTCAACGAGTTTGTGAACACGGTTCCCACGATCGGGTTCAACACGGAGAAGATCAAGCTGAGCAACGGCACGGCGAAGGGCATCAGCTGTCACTTCTGGGACGTCGGGGGCCAGGAGAAGCTGCGGCCCCTGTGGAAGTCCTACAGCCGGTGCACCGACGGCATCATCTACGTGGTGGACTCCGTGGACGTCGACAGGCTGGAGGAGGCCAAGACGGAGCTGCACAAAGTCACCAAGTTCGCGGAGAACCAGGGCACGCCGCTGCTGGTCATCGCCAACAAGCAGGACCTGCCCAAGTCGCTCGCGGTGGCGGACATCGAGAAGCAGCTGGCTCTGCACGAGCTCGCCCCCGCCACGGCGTACCACATCCAGCCGGCGTGCGCCATCATAGGCGAGGGGCTTCACGAGGGCATGGACAAACTGTACGAGATGATCCTGAAGAGGAGAAAGTCCctgaagcagaagaagaagcgGTAA